The Streptosporangiales bacterium genome has a segment encoding these proteins:
- a CDS encoding nitroreductase has translation MAAPQRDSGRPASGLSFKRVDTVMLLRAAVAAPSVHNIQPWLFAVRSDRIDLYLDPDRALPVADPVGRERAISCGAALEGLCLGMAHLGYQPQVRVLPDPSDASRLATVRRGAARPASAEERQRYGALHRRSMYRRRFATRTVPSDLVAELEEAGRGHGGWVREVRPGSPERELVADLATQAISTFLDDPDYRAELALWTYRGRREGIPPAVMGENRYPVNGLSWALVNHPAVDDHAFGHDRMLILGTICDTVVDWLSAGRALHAVLLQATLHGLVASMFTQILEVPRCRADLTDGLDLPGHPQAVLRVGYPASGVERTGRRSLHDVLLDRSG, from the coding sequence ATGGCGGCGCCGCAGCGCGATTCGGGCAGGCCCGCGTCTGGCCTGTCCTTCAAGCGCGTCGACACGGTGATGCTGCTGCGCGCCGCGGTCGCGGCCCCGTCGGTGCACAACATCCAGCCGTGGCTGTTCGCCGTGCGATCTGATCGCATCGACCTGTACCTGGACCCCGACCGCGCGTTGCCGGTAGCGGATCCGGTCGGGCGGGAACGGGCGATCTCGTGCGGTGCGGCCCTGGAGGGGTTGTGCCTGGGCATGGCTCATCTCGGCTACCAGCCACAGGTGAGGGTGCTGCCCGATCCGTCGGATGCGAGCCGGCTGGCGACGGTGCGGCGTGGCGCGGCCCGCCCGGCCAGCGCCGAGGAACGACAGCGGTACGGTGCGCTGCACCGCCGGTCGATGTACCGGCGCCGGTTCGCCACCCGAACCGTGCCGAGCGACCTCGTGGCAGAACTCGAGGAGGCCGGCCGCGGCCACGGCGGCTGGGTCCGTGAGGTGCGGCCCGGCAGCCCGGAACGAGAACTGGTGGCGGACCTGGCCACGCAAGCCATCAGCACGTTCCTCGACGACCCGGACTACCGGGCGGAACTTGCGCTCTGGACGTACCGCGGCCGCCGCGAGGGCATACCCCCTGCGGTGATGGGCGAGAACCGCTACCCGGTCAACGGCCTGTCCTGGGCACTGGTGAACCACCCGGCCGTCGACGACCACGCGTTTGGGCACGACCGAATGCTGATCCTCGGCACCATCTGTGACACCGTCGTCGACTGGTTGTCCGCGGGGCGTGCCCTGCATGCCGTCCTGCTCCAGGCGACGCTCCACGGCCTGGTGGCGTCCATGTTCACCCAGATCCTCGAGGTGCCCCGATGCCGGGCCGACCTCACCGACGGACTCGACCTGCCCGGCCACCCGCAGGCGGTGCTGCGCGTCGGCTACCCCGCGTCCGGGGTGGAACGGACCGGCCGCCGCTCGTTGCACGACGTGCTCCTCGACAGGAGCGGCTGA